One window of Pectobacterium carotovorum genomic DNA carries:
- the hrpB gene encoding ATP-dependent helicase HrpB, whose amino-acid sequence MILPPVSAVLDDVITALHTAPQVLLNAPTGAGKSTWLPLQLLQQGNVNGRIIMLEPRRLAAKSVAWRLAQQLGEEPGKTIGYRMRSESCVSDATRLEVVTEGMLTRLLQQDAELQGVALIILDEFHERSVQADLALALLLDVQQGLREDLKLLIMSATLDNARLAALLPDAVCVVSEGRSYPVERCYAPLNNQERFEEGVARQVRRLLSEEAGSLLLFLPGVAEIRRVQALLENSVSSETDLCPLYGALTLAEQQKAILPAESGRRKVVLATNIAETSLTIEGIRLVMDSGLERVASFDVKSGVTRLVTQRTSQASMVQRAGRAGRLSSGICWHLCSREQAERAAAQSEAEILNSDLSSIWLDLLQWGCTDVAQLTWLDTPPASALYAARQLLCQLGITDEQDRLTAEGRKIAALGCDARLATMLYAASQQSSDALATAGCLAAILEEPPRSGSINLADWLHRPLPHWLRRAKQLTRRLSTTSGRIDGGEADWLLAQAFPDRIARRRSQDGRYQLANGSGAMMSPDEALSGTEWLLTPALLQNDRLVQNKQSAEARILLALPLDIERLERRLPGLINERNVVHWDEEKGTLRASQRDQIGCLTLRTRPLNKPSDEALQQAMLSWIREQGMDALNWDAAALQLRARLQCAHQWLPELDWPRVDDEALLATLEVWLLPSLAGVRDLRALHQINSSDALLRLLDWSLRQRLDSALPTHYTAPGGSRLPIAYYDDKPPVLSVRMQEMFGEQQSPLLAEGRVALVLELLSPAQRPLQITRDLAAFWQGTYRDVQKEMKGRYPKHVWPDDPANTAPTRRTKKYQNH is encoded by the coding sequence GTGATTTTACCGCCCGTCAGCGCCGTGCTGGATGATGTGATAACGGCGCTACATACCGCGCCTCAGGTGCTGCTTAATGCGCCAACGGGGGCAGGGAAATCGACCTGGCTGCCGTTGCAGTTGCTACAACAGGGCAATGTGAACGGGCGCATCATCATGCTGGAGCCACGCCGTCTGGCGGCAAAGAGCGTGGCTTGGAGGCTGGCGCAGCAGCTAGGGGAAGAACCGGGGAAAACCATAGGCTATCGCATGCGGTCGGAAAGCTGCGTGAGTGACGCAACGAGGCTGGAAGTCGTCACCGAAGGCATGCTGACTCGTTTACTGCAACAGGATGCGGAACTGCAAGGCGTGGCGCTAATCATCCTTGATGAATTTCACGAGCGCAGCGTGCAGGCCGATTTAGCATTGGCGCTGTTGCTCGATGTGCAACAAGGGCTACGTGAAGACTTAAAGCTGCTGATTATGTCCGCGACGCTCGACAATGCACGGCTGGCGGCGCTGTTGCCGGACGCCGTCTGCGTGGTTTCCGAAGGTCGCAGCTATCCGGTAGAGCGGTGTTATGCGCCATTGAACAATCAGGAGCGTTTTGAAGAAGGCGTTGCGCGACAGGTGCGGCGTTTGCTCAGCGAAGAAGCCGGTTCGCTGTTGCTGTTTTTGCCCGGCGTCGCGGAAATTCGCCGTGTGCAGGCGCTGCTGGAAAATAGCGTGTCAAGCGAGACAGATCTTTGTCCTTTATATGGTGCATTGACGCTGGCGGAGCAGCAAAAGGCGATTCTGCCTGCGGAATCGGGTCGTCGTAAGGTGGTGTTAGCCACCAATATTGCCGAAACCAGCCTGACGATTGAAGGGATCCGGCTGGTGATGGATAGCGGCCTTGAGCGCGTAGCCAGCTTTGATGTGAAAAGCGGTGTCACCCGACTAGTGACGCAGCGAACCAGCCAAGCGTCGATGGTGCAGCGCGCCGGGCGTGCTGGACGTTTAAGCTCCGGCATATGCTGGCATCTGTGCTCGCGTGAACAAGCAGAGCGCGCGGCGGCGCAGAGTGAAGCTGAGATATTGAACAGTGATTTAAGCAGCATTTGGCTGGATTTATTACAGTGGGGCTGCACTGATGTGGCGCAGTTAACCTGGCTGGATACGCCGCCAGCCTCTGCGCTTTATGCTGCACGTCAACTGCTGTGCCAGCTTGGTATTACCGATGAGCAGGATAGGTTAACCGCCGAGGGGCGGAAGATCGCCGCGTTAGGCTGCGATGCCCGATTGGCGACGATGCTGTATGCCGCATCACAGCAAAGTTCAGATGCGTTGGCCACGGCTGGATGTCTGGCAGCGATACTCGAAGAGCCGCCGCGTAGCGGGTCGATCAATCTGGCTGATTGGCTACATCGCCCATTGCCACACTGGTTGCGGCGGGCAAAACAGCTGACGCGTCGTTTATCGACGACCTCGGGACGCATTGACGGCGGGGAAGCCGACTGGCTGTTGGCGCAGGCTTTCCCCGACCGCATCGCCCGGCGGCGTAGTCAGGATGGGCGCTACCAGCTTGCTAACGGCAGCGGCGCGATGATGTCGCCTGATGAGGCGCTGTCAGGTACGGAGTGGCTGCTGACCCCAGCGTTGCTACAGAACGATCGATTAGTGCAAAACAAGCAAAGCGCAGAGGCACGGATCCTGCTGGCGTTGCCGCTGGATATTGAACGTCTGGAACGGCGGCTACCTGGATTAATAAATGAACGTAACGTGGTGCACTGGGACGAAGAAAAGGGTACTCTGCGCGCCAGCCAGCGCGACCAGATAGGTTGTCTGACTCTGCGAACGCGTCCGCTGAATAAGCCTTCCGATGAAGCACTACAGCAGGCGATGTTATCCTGGATTCGGGAGCAGGGGATGGATGCATTAAACTGGGATGCAGCAGCGTTGCAGCTACGCGCCCGGCTACAGTGTGCGCACCAGTGGTTGCCTGAGCTTGACTGGCCGCGAGTGGACGATGAAGCGCTGCTGGCAACGCTGGAAGTCTGGTTACTGCCGTCACTTGCTGGCGTGCGTGATTTACGTGCGCTGCACCAGATCAATTCGAGTGATGCGCTGTTGCGACTGTTGGACTGGTCGCTGCGCCAGCGGCTGGATAGCGCATTGCCCACGCACTATACTGCCCCCGGCGGCAGTCGCTTGCCTATCGCCTATTATGACGATAAGCCACCGGTGCTGTCGGTGCGGATGCAAGAAATGTTCGGTGAGCAGCAGAGCCCGCTGCTGGCGGAAGGGCGTGTGGCGTTGGTATTGGAACTTTTGTCACCCGCACAGCGTCCACTACAGATTACGCGAGATTTAGCGGCATTCTGGCAAGGCACCTACCGCGACGTGCAAAAAGAGATGAAGGGACGTTACCCCAAGCATGTCTGGCCGGACGATCCGGCAAATACGGCTCCGACGAGACGTACCAAGAAATATCAGAATCACTAA
- the fhuC gene encoding Fe3+-hydroxamate ABC transporter ATP-binding protein FhuC yields the protein MQNQTVLPDTTFRLDDVSFSVAGRTLLHPLSITFPVGKVCGLIGHNGSGKSTLLKILGRHQSASSGTALLGEQATGSWDSKLFARQVAYLPQQLPAAEGMTVRELVAVGRYPWHGALGRFGSADREKVEEAITLVGLKPFANRLVDSLSGGERQRAWLAMTVAQDSRCLLLDEPTSALDIAHQVEVLSLIQRMGRERGITVIAVLHDINMAARYCDHLVALRGGKMIAQGEPVALMQGDVLENIYGIPMGILPHPAGGAPVSFVC from the coding sequence ATGCAAAATCAAACAGTACTGCCTGACACTACCTTCAGACTGGACGACGTCAGCTTTTCCGTCGCCGGGCGCACGCTGCTACATCCGTTATCGATCACGTTTCCCGTGGGGAAAGTGTGTGGGCTGATCGGGCACAATGGCTCAGGCAAATCGACATTGCTGAAAATTCTGGGTCGCCATCAGTCCGCCAGCAGCGGAACCGCATTGTTGGGTGAACAGGCGACCGGAAGCTGGGACAGTAAATTGTTCGCCCGTCAGGTGGCTTATTTACCGCAGCAGCTTCCCGCTGCCGAAGGGATGACCGTGCGTGAGCTGGTTGCTGTGGGGCGCTACCCGTGGCACGGCGCATTAGGCCGTTTCGGCAGCGCCGATCGGGAAAAGGTCGAAGAAGCCATCACGCTGGTGGGATTAAAGCCGTTTGCTAACCGTCTGGTGGATAGCCTGTCCGGCGGGGAACGGCAGCGAGCCTGGCTGGCGATGACGGTGGCACAGGACAGCCGCTGCCTGCTGTTGGATGAACCGACCTCCGCACTGGATATTGCGCATCAGGTTGAGGTGCTGTCGCTGATTCAGCGTATGGGCCGCGAGCGCGGCATCACCGTCATTGCGGTGTTGCATGATATCAACATGGCTGCGCGCTACTGCGATCATCTGGTGGCGTTGCGCGGCGGGAAAATGATTGCGCAGGGTGAGCCTGTCGCGCTCATGCAAGGGGACGTGCTGGAAAATATCTACGGCATTCCCATGGGCATTCTGCCTCATCCGGCGGGTGGCGCGCCGGTCAGCTTTGTTTGTTAA
- the thpR gene encoding RNA 2',3'-cyclic phosphodiesterase, translated as MSATRRLFFALSLPEATQQEIIRWRAEHFPLEAGRPVASANLHLTLAFLGDVSEQKAQVLQTLAGRIHQPAFSLTLNDAGHWPRPGVVWLGCRRAPRGLLQLAELLRSQAARNGCYQTALPFHPHITLLRGATRPVAIPPATFSWQVDMTHFSLYESLFDNGKTRYQQLESWSFIK; from the coding sequence ATGTCAGCCACCCGCCGCCTGTTTTTTGCCTTATCACTGCCAGAAGCCACACAGCAAGAGATTATCCGCTGGCGTGCCGAACACTTCCCTCTGGAAGCGGGTCGTCCGGTCGCCTCCGCGAATCTTCATCTAACGCTGGCATTTTTGGGCGATGTCAGCGAGCAAAAAGCGCAGGTCTTGCAGACATTGGCGGGCCGCATCCATCAGCCCGCCTTTTCCCTTACGCTGAATGACGCTGGACACTGGCCGCGTCCCGGCGTGGTCTGGCTGGGCTGCCGTCGTGCACCGCGTGGGCTGTTACAGTTGGCGGAACTGCTGCGTTCTCAGGCCGCGCGCAACGGCTGCTATCAAACGGCCTTGCCGTTTCACCCACACATTACGCTATTACGTGGCGCGACCCGCCCCGTTGCGATTCCCCCCGCCACCTTTAGCTGGCAGGTCGACATGACGCACTTTTCACTTTACGAGTCACTTTTCGATAATGGTAAAACCCGCTATCAGCAGTTGGAAAGCTGGTCATTTATTAAATAA
- the sfsA gene encoding DNA/RNA nuclease SfsA yields the protein MDYTPRLQPARLIKRYKRFLADVVTPEGEELTLHCANTGAMTGCATPGDTVWYSTSDNPKRKYPHSWELTETQQNHWICVNTLRANTLLYEALLENRIEELAGYPVVKTEVKYGMENSRVDLLLQAQGKIDCYIEVKSVTLLQHECGYFPDAVTLRGQKHLRELQQMVSNGKRAVLFFAVLHSGIQQVSPAQHIDSRYAELFIEAQQTGVEILCYGSTLCPDGIKLTHKLPLLE from the coding sequence ATGGACTATACCCCACGCTTACAACCCGCCCGGTTGATTAAACGTTACAAACGTTTTTTGGCCGATGTCGTAACCCCAGAAGGCGAGGAACTCACGCTGCACTGTGCCAATACCGGTGCGATGACAGGTTGTGCCACGCCCGGCGATACCGTCTGGTACTCAACGTCCGATAACCCTAAGCGTAAGTATCCACACAGCTGGGAACTGACTGAAACACAACAAAATCACTGGATTTGTGTCAATACTCTGCGTGCCAACACATTATTGTACGAAGCCTTATTGGAAAATCGTATAGAGGAGCTGGCGGGCTACCCAGTCGTAAAAACAGAAGTGAAATACGGTATGGAAAATAGCCGAGTTGACCTGCTTTTACAGGCGCAGGGCAAGATTGACTGCTATATTGAGGTGAAATCTGTCACATTATTGCAACATGAATGTGGTTACTTTCCCGATGCGGTTACCCTCAGAGGGCAGAAGCATCTGCGTGAACTGCAACAGATGGTTTCCAATGGAAAGCGAGCAGTGCTCTTTTTCGCCGTGCTCCATTCAGGCATCCAGCAGGTTTCTCCCGCCCAGCATATTGATTCACGCTATGCGGAATTATTTATTGAAGCACAACAGACAGGGGTTGAAATTTTATGTTACGGCTCCACATTATGCCCTGACGGTATTAAATTGACACACAAGCTACCGTTGTTGGAATGA
- the fhuD gene encoding Fe(3+)-hydroxamate ABC transporter substrate-binding protein FhuD, which translates to MMPEFSSSPSSPDPLRRRLLTALLLSPLVYSAASRGATATFPDLNRIVALEWLPVELLLALGITPFAIADKHNYNLWVKEPALPESVIDVGLRTEPNLELLTQIRPSLILYSEGYGPSVAKMSRISPLLGFGFSNEQGKPLTSAQASVMKLAEALNMKATGEQHLTELAQFLQQEKITLQPYTQRPLLLITLVDSRHVLVIGKNSLFQEVMDHIGIENAWRSETSFWGSTIVGIESLAEIGDANVLCFEHGDSATLDQLENNPLWQAMPFVRNQRLQRVPAVWLYGGTLSAMRFCRVLNQALEARTHA; encoded by the coding sequence ATGATGCCTGAATTTTCTTCTTCTCCATCCTCTCCCGATCCGCTACGCCGTCGTTTGCTGACGGCGCTGCTATTGTCCCCGCTGGTTTATTCTGCGGCGAGCCGGGGAGCCACTGCCACATTTCCCGATTTAAATCGCATTGTGGCGCTGGAGTGGTTGCCTGTTGAACTGCTTCTGGCGTTGGGCATCACGCCCTTCGCGATTGCGGATAAACATAACTACAACCTATGGGTGAAAGAGCCCGCGCTGCCTGAATCGGTGATTGATGTGGGGCTGCGTACCGAGCCCAATCTGGAATTGCTGACGCAGATTCGCCCGTCTCTGATTCTTTACTCTGAAGGCTACGGCCCTTCGGTCGCGAAAATGTCCCGTATTTCTCCGCTGCTGGGCTTTGGTTTCAGCAACGAACAGGGAAAACCGCTGACGTCGGCACAGGCCTCGGTCATGAAACTGGCCGAGGCGCTCAATATGAAAGCGACTGGCGAGCAGCACCTGACGGAGCTGGCGCAGTTTCTCCAGCAGGAAAAAATCACACTCCAGCCTTACACCCAGCGGCCTCTGTTGCTCATCACGCTGGTCGACAGCCGCCATGTGTTGGTGATCGGCAAGAACAGCCTTTTTCAGGAAGTGATGGATCATATCGGAATCGAGAATGCCTGGCGCAGCGAAACCAGCTTCTGGGGCAGTACGATTGTCGGCATTGAGAGCCTGGCAGAAATCGGCGATGCCAACGTACTCTGCTTCGAACACGGCGATAGCGCCACACTTGACCAGCTTGAAAATAATCCGCTCTGGCAGGCCATGCCGTTTGTGCGTAATCAGCGTTTGCAACGTGTGCCAGCCGTCTGGCTGTATGGCGGAACGCTCTCGGCGATGCGCTTCTGTCGCGTATTGAATCAGGCACTGGAGGCGAGAACGCATGCCTAA
- the dksA gene encoding RNA polymerase-binding protein DksA, whose translation MQEGQNRKTSSLSILAIAGVEPYQEKPGEEYMNDAQLAHFKRILEAWRNQLMDEVDRTVSHMRDEAANFPDPVDRAAQEEEFSLELRNRDRERKLIKKIAKTLVKIEDEDFGFCESCGVEIGIRRLEARPTADLCIDCKTLAEIREKQMAG comes from the coding sequence ATGCAAGAAGGGCAAAACCGTAAGACATCTTCTCTGAGCATTCTCGCAATTGCCGGAGTAGAGCCGTACCAGGAGAAGCCGGGCGAAGAGTATATGAACGACGCTCAGTTGGCTCATTTCAAGCGTATTCTTGAAGCATGGCGCAACCAACTCATGGATGAAGTGGATCGAACTGTATCGCATATGCGCGATGAAGCCGCTAATTTCCCCGATCCCGTGGATCGTGCTGCGCAGGAAGAAGAGTTCAGTCTCGAACTACGTAACCGTGACCGTGAGCGCAAACTGATCAAGAAAATCGCCAAAACTCTGGTGAAAATCGAAGATGAGGATTTCGGGTTCTGCGAATCCTGTGGCGTAGAGATTGGCATCCGCCGTCTGGAAGCACGTCCGACCGCCGATCTGTGTATCGACTGCAAAACACTGGCAGAGATACGCGAAAAGCAGATGGCAGGATAG
- the fhuB gene encoding Fe(3+)-hydroxamate ABC transporter permease FhuB, giving the protein MPNSLSAVHKRAVHPLVLPVVLIGFLLFVILGMGSYNLQQQLPVSQWLQGLTQPALNNMQQLLFHYSLLPRMVLALLIGAGLGLCGVLFQQVLRNPLAEPSTLGIATGAQLGITVVTLLALPGGVWIQQAAAMIGALVVGALVFGVAWGKRLSPVTLILAGLVLSFYCSAVNQLLVLFHHEQLQGLFLWSSGVLNQQDWSNVQFVLPRLLVCFCLALLLIRPLTLLGLDDGVARNLGLGLSLARLSALGLGIFLCAQLVNAAGIIGFIGLFAPLLAKMLGARRLLHRLLFAPLLGALLLGVADQGVIWLSRVWLDVPTGAATALIGAPLLLWLLPRLRNSGQPALVDSNTTPTAERRLWGTWLVLGVMLLGMVVITALMLGKDAEGWQWGGGDVLTQLLSWRWPRVLAALTAGVMLAVAGTLIQKLTGNPMGSPEVLGISSGASFGVIILLFFIPGNALVWLLPAGSAGAALTLLVMVIIAGRGGFSTQRMLLAGIALSMAFSTVIALLLASGDPRMGTVLTWLSGSTYAVEPTDAIRTAVIAVLLLLIVPLCQRWLRILPLGTTTARSLGVAVTPVRLLVLLLASVLTAMATLMVGPMSFVGLMAPHMARMLGFNRVLPQIASSALIGGALMVVADWFGRMILFPAQIPAGLLATFIGAPYFVYLLRKQVR; this is encoded by the coding sequence ATGCCTAATTCTCTGTCTGCCGTGCACAAGCGTGCTGTGCATCCGCTGGTGCTTCCTGTTGTTTTAATCGGTTTTCTGCTGTTCGTGATTCTGGGGATGGGCAGCTACAATTTGCAGCAGCAATTGCCTGTATCGCAGTGGCTTCAGGGGCTGACACAGCCCGCCTTGAACAATATGCAGCAGCTTCTGTTTCATTACAGTTTGTTGCCACGCATGGTACTGGCGCTGCTGATTGGTGCGGGACTGGGGTTGTGTGGCGTGCTGTTCCAACAGGTCTTGCGTAATCCGCTAGCTGAGCCATCAACGCTAGGGATTGCCACGGGTGCACAGCTCGGCATCACGGTGGTAACGCTATTGGCGCTGCCCGGTGGCGTATGGATCCAACAGGCTGCTGCGATGATTGGGGCGCTGGTGGTTGGCGCGCTGGTGTTTGGCGTCGCCTGGGGCAAGCGGTTATCGCCGGTGACGCTGATACTGGCGGGGCTGGTGCTGAGTTTCTACTGTAGCGCGGTCAATCAGCTGCTGGTGCTTTTCCATCATGAGCAGCTTCAGGGCTTGTTCCTGTGGAGCAGCGGCGTGTTGAACCAACAGGACTGGAGCAATGTGCAGTTTGTTCTCCCGCGTCTTCTGGTGTGTTTCTGTCTGGCGCTGTTGTTGATTCGCCCGTTAACCCTGCTGGGACTGGATGACGGTGTTGCACGTAATCTGGGGCTTGGGCTGTCACTGGCACGTCTGAGTGCGCTTGGGTTGGGAATTTTTCTGTGTGCCCAGTTGGTGAATGCGGCGGGCATTATCGGTTTTATCGGCCTGTTTGCGCCGCTGCTGGCGAAAATGCTTGGCGCACGGCGGTTACTTCATCGTCTTTTATTCGCGCCGTTGCTCGGGGCGTTGCTGCTCGGCGTTGCCGATCAGGGCGTTATCTGGCTGAGCCGCGTGTGGCTTGACGTCCCAACGGGGGCCGCGACGGCGCTGATTGGCGCGCCGCTGTTACTGTGGCTGCTGCCGCGCCTGCGTAATAGCGGTCAGCCCGCTCTGGTCGACAGCAATACCACGCCGACGGCTGAGCGTCGCCTGTGGGGAACGTGGCTGGTACTTGGCGTCATGCTGCTGGGAATGGTGGTGATTACGGCGCTGATGTTAGGGAAAGATGCGGAGGGCTGGCAGTGGGGCGGTGGCGATGTGTTAACGCAGTTGCTCTCATGGCGCTGGCCTCGGGTGCTGGCGGCGCTAACTGCCGGGGTGATGCTGGCGGTGGCGGGAACGCTAATACAGAAGCTGACGGGCAACCCGATGGGGAGCCCGGAAGTGCTGGGGATTAGCTCCGGTGCCTCGTTTGGCGTCATTATTTTGCTGTTCTTCATTCCCGGCAATGCCTTGGTGTGGCTGCTTCCGGCCGGTAGCGCGGGTGCGGCGTTAACGCTGCTGGTCATGGTGATTATCGCCGGTCGCGGTGGGTTCTCCACGCAGCGTATGTTGTTGGCGGGGATTGCGCTCAGTATGGCGTTCTCCACCGTGATTGCGCTTCTGTTAGCCAGTGGCGATCCGCGTATGGGAACGGTGCTGACCTGGCTGTCGGGCTCAACCTATGCGGTCGAACCGACTGACGCGATACGCACGGCGGTGATTGCGGTTCTGCTGCTGTTGATCGTCCCGCTCTGTCAGCGCTGGCTGCGTATTTTGCCACTGGGTACGACAACGGCCAGATCGCTTGGCGTGGCTGTCACGCCAGTCCGTTTGCTGGTGTTGCTGCTGGCATCGGTACTGACCGCGATGGCAACCCTGATGGTTGGGCCGATGAGCTTTGTGGGCTTAATGGCACCGCATATGGCGAGGATGCTAGGTTTTAACCGCGTGTTGCCGCAAATTGCCAGCTCTGCGCTGATTGGTGGGGCACTGATGGTGGTTGCTGACTGGTTTGGCCGGATGATCCTCTTTCCGGCGCAGATCCCGGCAGGTCTGCTCGCGACGTTTATCGGTGCGCCTTACTTTGTTTATCTATTGCGTAAGCAGGTGAGATAA
- the mrcB gene encoding bifunctional glycosyl transferase/transpeptidase — protein sequence MSRDDREPIGRKGRAPKRKPERKQAIRRRRDDDYDDEDYDDYQDDYDDDDDDGDDSMTRKSQRRRRWLGLAIKLFLIFAVAMAIYGVYLDSQIRSRIEGKVWQLPAAVYGRMVNLEPGMAYSQKEMISLLEGMQYRQVSRITRPGEFSVRGNSIDMLRRPFDFPDGKEGQIQARLMFANDRLSQIQNLDNQRNFGFFRLDPKLITMMQSPNGEQRLFVPRAGFPDLLVDTLVATEDRHFYEHDGISLYSIGRAFLANITAGRAVQGGSTLTQQLVKNLFLTNERSLWRKANEAYMALIMDYRYSKDRILELYLNEVYLGQSGNDQIRGFPLASLYYFGRPVNELSLDQQALLVGMVKGASLYNPWRNPQITLERRNLVLRLLQNQQVIDADLYNMLSARPLGVQPKGGVISPQPAFMQLVRQELQQRLGDKVNDLSGVKIFTTLDPVSQDAAEKAVEVGVPALRAGRNVSDLEAAMVIVDRFSGEVRAVVGGAQTQYAGFNRALQARRPVGSLAKPPTYLTALSQPDTYRLNTLLADEPLSIKQSNGQLWQPKNYDREFRGRVMLVDALANSLNVPTVNLGMAVGLNQITETLKRLGIPENVIQPVPAMLLGAISLTPMEVAQEYQTIASGGNRAPLSSLRSVIAEDGTVLYQSFPQAERAVPAQAAYLTLYGMQQVVERGTSRSLAVKFPNYHLAAKTGTTNDLRDSWFAGIDGKEVAISWVGRDNNGPAKLTGANGALTIYRRYLENQTPLPLMLTPPEGITTMTVDASGNFICNGSSAGRVLPVWTDNPQALCQASQPQPSAQQDQQNGEGVADWIKEMFGQ from the coding sequence ATGTCTCGGGATGACCGCGAACCTATCGGGCGCAAAGGGAGAGCGCCAAAACGTAAGCCTGAACGCAAGCAGGCCATACGCCGTCGCAGGGATGACGACTATGATGATGAAGACTATGACGATTATCAGGACGACTATGACGATGATGACGACGACGGCGATGACTCTATGACGCGTAAATCGCAGAGAAGACGGCGCTGGCTGGGGCTGGCGATCAAGCTGTTCCTGATCTTTGCCGTGGCGATGGCGATCTATGGTGTGTATCTCGACAGCCAGATTCGTAGCCGTATTGAAGGCAAAGTCTGGCAGTTGCCTGCTGCCGTCTATGGCCGCATGGTTAACCTTGAGCCGGGCATGGCCTATAGCCAGAAAGAGATGATCAGTCTGCTGGAAGGCATGCAATACCGTCAGGTGAGCCGCATTACCCGTCCGGGTGAATTCAGCGTGCGTGGCAACAGCATTGATATGCTGCGCCGTCCGTTTGACTTCCCTGATGGAAAAGAAGGGCAGATTCAGGCGCGCCTAATGTTTGCCAACGATCGTCTGTCGCAGATCCAGAATCTGGACAACCAGCGTAACTTCGGCTTTTTCCGTCTCGATCCGAAACTGATCACCATGATGCAGTCGCCGAATGGCGAACAGCGTTTGTTCGTGCCGCGTGCCGGTTTCCCCGATCTGCTGGTTGATACGCTGGTCGCGACCGAAGACCGTCATTTTTATGAGCACGATGGTATCAGCCTGTACTCCATTGGCCGTGCGTTCTTAGCGAACATCACGGCGGGGCGCGCGGTACAGGGCGGCAGTACGCTGACGCAGCAGTTGGTTAAGAACCTGTTCCTGACCAACGAGCGTTCGCTGTGGCGTAAAGCTAACGAAGCCTATATGGCGCTGATCATGGATTATCGCTACAGCAAGGATCGTATCCTTGAGCTGTATCTGAACGAAGTGTATCTCGGTCAGAGCGGTAACGATCAGATCCGCGGTTTTCCGCTTGCCAGCCTGTATTACTTTGGTCGTCCGGTAAATGAACTGAGCCTCGATCAGCAGGCGCTGCTGGTGGGTATGGTGAAAGGGGCGTCGCTGTATAACCCGTGGCGTAACCCACAGATTACGTTAGAGCGACGCAATCTGGTGCTGCGTCTGTTGCAGAATCAGCAAGTTATTGATGCCGATCTGTACAACATGCTGAGCGCGCGCCCATTGGGCGTACAGCCGAAAGGCGGCGTCATCAGCCCTCAGCCGGCGTTTATGCAACTGGTGCGTCAGGAACTGCAACAGCGGCTTGGCGACAAGGTTAACGATCTCTCCGGCGTGAAGATCTTTACCACGCTCGATCCGGTCTCGCAGGATGCGGCGGAAAAAGCGGTGGAAGTCGGGGTTCCGGCACTGCGTGCTGGTCGTAACGTCAGCGATCTGGAAGCGGCGATGGTGATTGTCGATCGCTTCAGCGGCGAAGTTCGCGCAGTGGTTGGCGGTGCTCAAACGCAGTATGCCGGGTTTAACCGTGCGCTACAGGCGCGTCGTCCTGTCGGATCGCTGGCGAAGCCGCCGACCTACCTGACCGCGCTGAGCCAGCCGGACACCTATCGTCTGAATACCCTGCTGGCGGATGAACCGCTGTCGATCAAGCAGTCTAACGGACAGCTATGGCAGCCGAAGAACTACGATCGTGAGTTCCGTGGCCGCGTCATGCTGGTCGATGCGCTGGCGAACTCGCTGAACGTGCCGACCGTCAATCTGGGGATGGCCGTGGGGCTGAATCAGATCACGGAAACGTTGAAGCGTTTAGGGATTCCTGAAAACGTGATCCAGCCTGTACCGGCGATGCTGCTGGGGGCGATCAGTCTGACGCCGATGGAAGTCGCGCAGGAGTATCAGACGATCGCCAGCGGCGGTAATCGCGCACCGCTTTCCTCACTGCGTTCGGTGATTGCGGAAGATGGCACGGTGCTGTATCAGAGCTTCCCGCAGGCGGAACGCGCGGTTCCGGCGCAGGCGGCTTATCTGACGCTGTATGGCATGCAGCAGGTTGTTGAACGCGGTACGTCGCGTTCGCTGGCGGTGAAATTCCCGAATTATCATCTGGCAGCGAAAACCGGTACGACTAACGACCTGCGTGACAGCTGGTTTGCTGGGATCGACGGTAAAGAAGTGGCGATTAGCTGGGTAGGGCGCGATAACAACGGCCCGGCCAAGCTGACGGGGGCGAACGGTGCGCTGACAATTTATCGTCGCTATCTGGAGAACCAAACGCCGCTGCCGTTGATGCTGACGCCGCCGGAAGGCATTACGACCATGACGGTAGATGCCAGCGGTAACTTTATCTGCAACGGCAGCAGTGCTGGGCGCGTATTGCCAGTCTGGACGGATAATCCGCAGGCGCTGTGTCAGGCTAGCCAGCCGCAGCCTTCAGCGCAGCAGGACCAGCAAAATGGAGAAGGCGTCGCTGACTGGATCAAAGAAATGTTTGGTCAATAA